From Myxocyprinus asiaticus isolate MX2 ecotype Aquarium Trade chromosome 25, UBuf_Myxa_2, whole genome shotgun sequence, one genomic window encodes:
- the psmg4 gene encoding proteasome assembly chaperone 4 isoform X2 — protein MENGECSALAAVELITVHDFCEKILEQQVHFHVMKLSGGFFLWIGSNPVLSNLAVSIDSKYDSVPLCTLVLGDTSDTTPNTLAQRLTKKTKKQVFVSYNLPVTDSNLLLLVENRIKQEMELHPDKF, from the exons ATGGAGAACGGCGAGTGTAGTGCTCTGGCTGCTGTGGAGCTCATCACAGTTCATGATTTCTGCGAGAAGATTCTGGAGCAGCAGGTTCATTTTCATGTGATGAAGCTGAGCGGAGGATTTTTCCTCTGGATCGGTTCGAACCCGGTTCTGTCCAACCTCGCCGTGTCTATTGACAGTAAATAT GATTCAGTGCCTCTGTGTACTCTTGTGCTGGGTGACACATCAGACACCACACCAAACACTCTTGCACAGAGACTCA CAAAGAAGACAAAGAAACAGGTATTTGTAAGTTACAATTTACCCGTGACGGACTCTAATCTCTTACTGCTGGTGGAGAACAGAATCAAACAGGAGATGGAACTTCATCCAGACAAGTTTTAa
- the psmg4 gene encoding proteasome assembly chaperone 4 isoform X1: MENGECSALAAVELITVHDFCEKILEQQVHFHVMKLSGGFFLWIGSNPVLSNLAVSIDSKYVNAWMSNEISDYYIHVPWCTPRYLGAYKDSVPLCTLVLGDTSDTTPNTLAQRLTKKTKKQVFVSYNLPVTDSNLLLLVENRIKQEMELHPDKF; this comes from the exons ATGGAGAACGGCGAGTGTAGTGCTCTGGCTGCTGTGGAGCTCATCACAGTTCATGATTTCTGCGAGAAGATTCTGGAGCAGCAGGTTCATTTTCATGTGATGAAGCTGAGCGGAGGATTTTTCCTCTGGATCGGTTCGAACCCGGTTCTGTCCAACCTCGCCGTGTCTATTGACAGTAAATAT GTGAATGCATGGATGTCTAATGAGATCAGTGATTATTATATTCATGTCCCATGGTGTACTCCAAGATACTTGGGTGCTTACAAG GATTCAGTGCCTCTGTGTACTCTTGTGCTGGGTGACACATCAGACACCACACCAAACACTCTTGCACAGAGACTCA CAAAGAAGACAAAGAAACAGGTATTTGTAAGTTACAATTTACCCGTGACGGACTCTAATCTCTTACTGCTGGTGGAGAACAGAATCAAACAGGAGATGGAACTTCATCCAGACAAGTTTTAa